The Lycium barbarum isolate Lr01 chromosome 10, ASM1917538v2, whole genome shotgun sequence genome includes a region encoding these proteins:
- the LOC132613263 gene encoding uncharacterized protein LOC132613263 encodes MLKLSTEMLKNLCRNAENAVQKYKYAVQKKITAEERYQEVLREKSQSQSDIDQCEAYYEAAGGTRKRRIYGLGSQAQTSTAPSTSQSAPTENMEELVMRLIPTLTDRLLPLFIEKARGVIFSPSHHPNTPIDKPSVVTPIVPPPTIANVDDVDPLVSDNDRSPSPMH; translated from the exons ATGCTGAAACTTAgtacagaaatgctgaaaaatctGTGCAGAAATGCGGAAAATGCAGTGCAGAAATACAAATACGCAGTGCAGAAAAAAATCACTGCTGAA GAAAGATATCAAGAAGTATTACGGGAAAAATCACAGTCTCAGTCTGATATTGATCAATGTGAAGCATATTACGAAGCTGCTGGGGGAACAAGGAAGAgaagaatatatggtcttggatctcaAGCACAAA CATCAACAGCACCTTCAACTTCTCAATCAGCACCGacagaaaatatggaggagttAGTGATGCGATTGATTCCTACACTGACTGATCGCTTGCTTCCTTTATTTATTGAGAAGGCACGTGGAGTGATTTTTTCACCATCACATCATCCAAATACTCCTATCGACAAACCATCAGTTGTGACACCCATAGTGCCTCCTCCTACTATTGCTAACGTTGACGATGTTGATCCTTTAGTTTCTGATAATGATCGTAGTCCTTCACCCATGCATTAG
- the LOC132615769 gene encoding kirola-like: protein MGLNGKLVASLEVKCGGHLFHDLYQTSCHHVSNISPEKIHHFNIHEGDDIKAGSVIGWKFNHNGKVNVTKQLIEAIDDEKKSITWKVIEGDTLEQYSAFTITASFENNWATWTFVYEKKTEDTPEPISLLGFLLDVTKDIEAHLHKEIKAF from the exons ATGGGTTTGAATGGCAAGTTGGTTGCTTCTTTGGAGGTTAAGTGTGGAGGACACTTGTTCCATGACCTTTATCAAACTAGTTGTCATCATGTATCCAACATAAGCCCAGAAAAAATCCACCACTTTAATATTCATGAAGGTGACGATATAAAGGCTGGTTCAGTAATTGGCTGGAAATTTAACCATA ATGGAAAAGTTAATGTTACTAAGCAACTGATTGAAGCCATTGATGATGAGAAAAAATCAATTACTTGGAAAGTGATAGAGGGAGATACATTGGAACAGTACAGTGCTTTCACCATTACTGCATCCTTTGAAAATAATTGGGCTACGTGGACATTTGTGTACGAGAAGAAAACTGAAGACACACCAGAGCCTATCAGTCTCTTGGGATTCCTCCTCGATGTGACTAAGGATATAGAGGCTCACCTTCACAAAGAGATAAAAGCTTTTTAA